ATCGACGCCATTCTGGAGGCAACCAAGGCCGCGGGTTACAAGGCCGGGAAGGAGATCTTTCTCGCGCTGGACGTCGCGGCGTCCGAGTTCTACGACAAGGCGAGCGGCAAGTACGTTTTCAAGAAGAGCACGGGCCGGAAACTGTCCGGGGAAGAGATTGTGTCGTTCTACGAGGATCTGATTGGCAAATACCCGATTATCAGCATTGAGGACGGTTGCGCTGAAGGCGACTGGAAGACGTGGAAACTGCTGACGGACCGGCTGGGAGACTGCGTGCAGTTGGTGGGGGACGACCTTTTCGTCACGAACGTGAAGTTCCTGAAAAAGGGCATCGACCAGGGCGTGGCCAATTCGATTCTGGTCAAGGTCAACCAAATCGGATCTCTCACCGAGACTCTGGACGCCGTGGAGCTCGCGCAGGAGAACAACTACACGGCGGTTATCAGCCATCGCTCCGGAGAAACGGAAGACGCAACGATTGCGGACATCGCGGTGGCGACCAACGCCGGCCAAATCAAGACGGGATCACTGAGCCGGACGGACCGGTTGGCCAAATACAATCAGTTGCTCCGGATTGAGCAGGCGCTCGGCAAGAACGCAGTGTACGGAGGGAAGTTTTAACCGCGGAGCAGGGGACGGCTAATAGATGCAGTCCAGGGTGATTTCCTGACCACACTCGCACTCCACGACGATGTGAGTGATCTTGTCGCCTTCCTTTTCCAGTTTGATGACCGGTTTCTCAGCGGACGACTCCTCGGACAGTTCGGGGCTTTCGGCGGGAGCCTCGCCATCGAAATTCTGGAGGACTGCGCGGGATGAAGATCGGTGTCGCTTCAGTTCACCGAGGATTTGCTGGACCATACTCTCTGGGAGGGACAGCGCAAACGCGTTCTTGAGGTCATTAAGCAGTTTTGACCGGATTTCGCCCTTATCGACGTGGCGGACGGTTTGAGGCGGCGCCAGCGTGACTCGGGAAAGCTTGTACTGGTTGAACTGATACTGCGGCAGCGCTTCGCTTGCGCTCGGGCGCTCAAAGAATGGAACGAAAGTGCCGGCCATAAGGCGTTAACGAAGGCTATTCTTCCCGGCCGGCGCGGATCATGATGGTAACCCTGCGATTGGAGCGATCGTTTGGCTGCCGGTCTTTGAGCGACCTGGTGCCGGCGTAGCCGGAGATTTTGATGATCTGGCTTTCGGTGACACCATCCTTGAGCAACTGCTGGCGGGCAAGTTTCGCTTCATCCAGGGAGACTTCCCAGCTCCCGTAGTCACCGGGCAACGTCTTGAAACCGCTTTCCGTGTGCCCTTCCAATTCTATCGCGGTAGAAGGGTAGCGCGCAATCTCCCAGGCCACGGTGTCGAAAACCCAACGTCCGTACTCGGTAAACTTGACGGAGTTGGTTTCGATTTGGAACACAGGCTGGCTCGGGTTGTCCAAGAAATTGATCAGCAAACCATCGGAGGTCATTTCAACGACCATTGACCTGTGCTCGCGGAATTCTTTGTTCTGAACAAAGGTTTTTAGAAGGTCCTCGTTGATCCGGCGTGCCGCGTCGAGTTGAATCGCGGATGGGGCATCGAAGTTGGATTTTTGGGAAGTCGTTACGGTTGCGTCCTTCACCGGGATGATGCCCGTCGAATCACTGAGCGCCGCCTTCCAAGGGTTCTTGAAAAACTCTTCGACGTTCCCCTTGACGGTCTCGGATTGATTCAAAATCCACAAAACCAGAAACAAAGCCATCATGGCCGTCATGAAATCCGCGAAGGCTACTTTCCATGATCCACCGCCACCTGCTGCCATAGGAAAAAACTTTCTTTAAGGATCCGACTACTTTTGAGCGCCCAAGGTCTTGAGCATCGTCTCGAGTTCCGCCGCGTTGGGGCGCATGTCCTCTTCCAGCACGCGCCGTCCTACCTCGACGGCCACCAGGGGAGGCAGGCCGTTTGCAAAGGCAACAACCGCTTCTTTGATGCAGTTGAGGTAGGTCATCTCGCCGTGGTTGTAAAAGTCCATGTTTGTGGCTATGGGCCCCACGATCCCGTAGCAGAGGAATACTCCCAAGAGCGTGCCGCTGAGCGCTGCGCCGATCTTTTGACCCACCAGACTGACATCCCCGCTGATGGCGCCCATCGTCAGAATGATTCCCAACACCGCTGCCACAATACCAATCCCCGGAAGTGCATCAGCCACTTTGCTGACGACCAAGGGCACCATGTGTTTCTCATGCTCAATGCTCGCCAATGATTTTTCCATCAAAGGCGCAAGCTGATCGGGCTTGATTCGGCCATCGACAATCGGCCTCAAACCGTCGCAGAAGAATTCCAGCGCGGAATGATTGTGATGGAACGAAGGGTATTTCTTGAAGAGGCTGCTGGCGGTGGGGTTCATCACATGCTCTTCCAAGGCGATCATGCCGTTTCTTCGGCCCAAGACAAACAGCTCATACATGACTTTCAAAACATCCTCAAAGTCCGTTTTCTTGAAAGGAGCCCCTTTGAGAACGGCGATGCTTAATTTGACCGCGTGTATCAACAACTTCAAGGGCGACATGATGATCATTGATCCCAGGGCGATGCTCAGGATGGTGACGATCTCGCCGATGTGGAACAGGTCGCCAAGCTTTCCGCCCCCATGCGTAAACCCCCAGACGATACCGCCGCACATGACGATGAGACCTATAAAGATAATCATAGGATTGCTTAGAGTTTATCGATCATACTTTGTTCTCTGTCAAGGAAGGCACGCAGAACCATGATCGCCTCGGTATGAATCTGGCAGATTCGGGATTCGCTCAATTTCATGAGCACGGCGATATCTTTGAATCGGAGGCCTTCGTAATAATAAAGAGTCAAAATCTTCTTCTGCTGTGGACTCATCTGCAGAATACGCTCCCGAACCAGTTCCTGCAAGTCGCGTGCGGTCACCTGGCCGGCGGGATCCACCTGGTGAATGTCGGCCAGTTGGAAGGGAGTGAATTCGCCGGAGTCGCTCTCCTGCGAGGAAATCTCATCCAACGAAACGTAAGCGACCAACCGCAATTCATCGAGCAGTTCGCGGTAACCGTTGACGGTCGTGCCGAGAGCGGCGGCAATCTCCGATTCCGTCGGCGTGTGGCCGAGCTTTTCCTCCAGGTCTTGAATCGTCTGTTCAAGCTTCTTCCACTTTGAATAAACCGTGCGGGTCACCGGCGAGTTCCTCCGCAGTTCATCCAGGATTGCTCCCCGGACCCGATGCTTGCAGTACACCTCGAAAGCGACTCCTAGATCCGGGTCGAACGCGCGAGCCGCCTGGACCAAAGCGAGGTAACCGACATTCTTCAGATCATCGAAATCCACCACCGACCGCACGATCGGGGCGATGCGATAGACCATCTTCAGAACCAGCGGCGCGTACTTGAGGACCAATTCCTCCTCGGAAAAACCCTTAATGCCGGAAGTGTGGTACAGCTTTGCCACCTTCCCGGACATTTTTTCTGCGACATGAGTTTTCATGTCGGATCTCGAAGGATCATGGTTTTCCAGATTCACTTAGTTTGCTTTCTGACTGTTCGGCCTCAAGCTGATCGAGCGTGGCGGCCATTTCATCCTGCCGGGACGCTTCCTCCAGGCTGGAGATCCACAGCTTCATCCACCAGCGCAAGAGAATGCCGGCTACAAACGCCGAGATCATCCCGTTGACGAGAGAAACCTCGATCGGTTTGCTCCACACGAGACTTCCCAGCATGACCGTCAAAAAGCCGAAGGCGCCCGCCATCGCTACGACCAATCGCATATAGTCAAGAGGTGCTAAGCAATTTGCACGCCGAGCCGTTCATAGGATCAGCAACAAAGCGGTGGCAGCGCGAGTTCGGGACTGAATCTCCTCCGTCGCCAACCCGTCTCCCGGTTTCATTTCTTCAATGCTTGGCTTCACGTCCGGGAAGTTGCGCAGGAAGTTGATCAGGTGGTCGCTCTTGAGCGCGTAGCTGTTTGCGGGCGTGTGTGTGTTGGCCGCGTTCGCGCCGGAAGGTTCCTCCGGATCATTGAGCAGCATTCCAATGACCTGCCCGTGGCGGTTGACCAGCGCCGTCCCCGCAAACGAATGCGCGATGTGAGGCTGCAATGTGAACTGGCGTGGGTCCGCTTGAAATCCGTGCAGCGTTTGAACCGTGCACCGCGCTGCCTTGGGATTGAATTGGCCTTGATTATCGCTGTCAAATCCCAGCGCGAGAACGTCGCTCTTGACCGCATTCTCCCGGGTCACGACGAGGGGCAACGGTTGGAATGCTCCGGAGACTTTCAGCAACGCAATGTCGCTGAGCGAATCGGCCTTGGCCACGATGGCTTTGAAACTGCCCGCCTCCGTGATCACTTGAATGTTCGTTGCGCCCGCCACCGTCCGGAGTGTGCACAAAAGAAAGCCGTCCTGCGAGATCAGAAAGCCGGTTCCGACGCGTTTGATTTCAGAGACATCAGCCGAGGGCGTCGCGACCATCTTGGGACTCTCTTGATTCCCGGATTGCCTGGGAACGAATTCACTGGCCAGGCGCTGGCCTTCCTTGATCTGGCTCTCGGTCATCAAGCGAGCCAGGATTTCCCGGCTGGAGGCCGCTTCGGGAATTCCTTGCACGGCCGACAGGTTCCACCACTTGTAAGCCTGGAGAAAGTCCGTTTCAACGCCCTTGCCCTCGTAGTAACAAACGCCCAGGCTGTATTGAGCGAAGGGATGGCCGAGTTCCGCCGCCGTTCGATAGTGAGTGACGGCGGCAACGAGGTTCTGCGGCACTCCGTAGCCGCGCTCGTAGCAGATCGCCAGGTTGTAATGAGAATCCGCGAAGTTTCGGCTCGCGGCGAACCCATACCACTTTACCGCCTCGAAATAATTGGTCTGGACGCCTTTGCCCTCGAAGTAAAGGTATCCGATGGCGTGTTGGGCCGGGGCGTAGCCTTGTTCCGCAGCCATCCGAAACCATCGGAAGGCTTCGCGGTAATCCGCGTTCCCAGAAGTATCGTTCGCGAAAATCTGACCGAGGCTGAAGTAGGCCGGGACGAAGTTCCGTTGCGCCGCTTGCTTGAACCATTTCTCAGCCATCTTCGGGTCGATCGGGACTACGGGGCCAGCCTGGTATTTCTTTCCCAAATTGTATTGGGCGAACGGATGTCCTTG
This sequence is a window from Verrucomicrobiota bacterium. Protein-coding genes within it:
- the motA gene encoding flagellar motor stator protein MotA codes for the protein MIIFIGLIVMCGGIVWGFTHGGGKLGDLFHIGEIVTILSIALGSMIIMSPLKLLIHAVKLSIAVLKGAPFKKTDFEDVLKVMYELFVLGRRNGMIALEEHVMNPTASSLFKKYPSFHHNHSALEFFCDGLRPIVDGRIKPDQLAPLMEKSLASIEHEKHMVPLVVSKVADALPGIGIVAAVLGIILTMGAISGDVSLVGQKIGAALSGTLLGVFLCYGIVGPIATNMDFYNHGEMTYLNCIKEAVVAFANGLPPLVAVEVGRRVLEEDMRPNAAELETMLKTLGAQK
- a CDS encoding FliA/WhiG family RNA polymerase sigma factor — encoded protein: MKTHVAEKMSGKVAKLYHTSGIKGFSEEELVLKYAPLVLKMVYRIAPIVRSVVDFDDLKNVGYLALVQAARAFDPDLGVAFEVYCKHRVRGAILDELRRNSPVTRTVYSKWKKLEQTIQDLEEKLGHTPTESEIAAALGTTVNGYRELLDELRLVAYVSLDEISSQESDSGEFTPFQLADIHQVDPAGQVTARDLQELVRERILQMSPQQKKILTLYYYEGLRFKDIAVLMKLSESRICQIHTEAIMVLRAFLDREQSMIDKL